The following are encoded in a window of Thermoanaerobacter ethanolicus JW 200 genomic DNA:
- a CDS encoding ATP-binding protein, which yields MNENIIHEILKEYEMKRDKALQEALYRKNKLYKKIPELEKIEEEIKNVGIEITQSIFKEPEKGRELLNLLKERLNKLKKKKAYLLESNGYPEDYLEPKYECNICKDTGYVNGKRCKCFDQKLINIYYKQSSIAEILKKENFSNFNFEYYSDKPYGDKPSPRSNMKNIVEFSLNFIKNFDTTAESLFFYGDSGLGKTFLANCIAKELLDRGKSVIYRTAPDLIEGLRINKLNADGSSYNEYLELLKECDLLIIDDLGTESITAFSLQEFFNILNTRLLLGKKFIISTNLPLSEIMAIYPERIYSRIFGHFKLLNFYGEDIRLKRKMII from the coding sequence ATGAATGAAAACATCATCCATGAAATCCTTAAAGAATATGAAATGAAAAGAGATAAGGCTTTGCAAGAAGCCCTTTACCGTAAAAACAAACTTTATAAAAAAATTCCTGAACTTGAAAAAATTGAGGAAGAGATTAAGAACGTAGGAATCGAAATAACTCAATCAATTTTTAAAGAACCTGAAAAGGGAAGAGAACTTTTAAATCTTTTAAAAGAGAGGTTAAATAAATTAAAAAAGAAGAAGGCTTATCTCTTAGAATCTAATGGATACCCTGAAGATTATCTAGAACCTAAATACGAATGCAACATATGCAAAGATACAGGATATGTAAATGGAAAGCGATGTAAATGTTTTGACCAAAAGCTTATAAATATTTATTATAAACAATCAAGTATAGCCGAAATACTTAAAAAAGAAAATTTCTCTAATTTTAATTTCGAATATTATTCAGACAAACCCTATGGAGATAAGCCTTCCCCAAGAAGCAACATGAAAAATATTGTAGAGTTTTCTCTTAATTTTATAAAAAATTTTGATACTACCGCTGAAAGTCTTTTTTTCTATGGAGACTCGGGTCTTGGTAAAACATTCCTTGCTAATTGTATAGCAAAGGAATTATTAGATAGAGGTAAAAGTGTGATATATCGAACAGCGCCAGATTTAATTGAAGGTTTGAGAATAAACAAGCTTAATGCTGATGGCAGTAGTTATAATGAATATTTGGAATTGTTAAAAGAATGTGACCTCCTTATAATCGACGATTTGGGAACAGAATCTATAACTGCTTTTAGTTTGCAGGAATTTTTTAATATTTTAAATACAAGATTGTTGCTTGGCAAAAAATTTATTATTTCTACAAATTTACCTCTATCAGAAATAATGGCAATTTATCCCGAAAGAATTTATTCACGAATATTCGGCCATTTTAAATT